A window of Flammeovirga kamogawensis genomic DNA:
TTCCGAATACCTACGAAGTGTATTGGACTATTTCTGCTAAAAGTTTAGTTAAGAGATTAAAGAAAGAACACGATCGTTTTTGGAATGATGCAAGAGATGCAAAGGCAGAAAAAATTGGATTAACTCCTTTTCAAGTTCAGATATTAGCTTCTATTGTAGAATCTGAAACGGTGAAAGCTGATGAAATGCCTAAAGTAGCTGGACTATATATTAATCGTTTAAATAAAAACTGGCCATTACAATCAGATCCAACGGTTGTATATGCAGCAGTAGAAGTAGGTATGGTAAAGAATTTTACTGATGTAAAACGTGTATTGAATAAACATCTAGAAGTAAAATCTCCTTATAATACATATAAACATACTGGTTTACCTCCTGGCCCTATTAGAATACCTTCTACTCAGGCTATGAATGCAGTGTTAAACCCAGTGAAACATAAATACATGTATATGGTTGCTGATGCAGACTTTTCGGGATATCATCATTTCTCAAAAACATTATCAGAGCACAATAGATATGCGCGTATTTATCAGAATGCATTAAATAAGAAAAGAGTTTATAAATAATAGGTAATAAATCTATTTTAAATGAAGGCAAGATATATAAATCTTGTCTTTATTTTTTTATTTAGAATAGTAATATGAGAGAGGATAGAGACCTAGAACAAGAGGTATTAGCTAAAAAAGTAATTATTCATTCAGATAATGATGCTCCTTTAAAGTTAGGAGCTAACGATGCTGTTTGTAGTATGGATGTAGCTTATACCGAAGATTGTGCATTTGTATCTTGTGATATTATAAATGGAAAAACAGGTGAATGGGTAAATACTTTTGTAACCGTTCATGAGTTACCAACAACACCTTATGAATCTGGCTATTTTGCCTATTATGAAGGACCTCTTTTAGTTGCCTGTCTACAATATTTAAATAAGAAAATAAAATTAAAGCCATCATTAGTTATAGTTGATGGTCATGGTTTGGCTCATCCTAGAAAATTTGGAATAGCATGTTGGCTTGGTTTACAAATTAATATTCCGACAATTGGATGTGCTAAAAAGCCATTAGTTTCTTATGTAGGTGATTTAGGAGGTGCTAAAGGAAGTATATCTCCAATGCTTTTAGATGATGAGGTTGTAGGAGTTGCCTTTAGAAGTAATAAAAATGTAAAACCAATTTTTATCAGTCCTGGCCATTTGATTAGTTTAGATTCTACGATCTATTTAATTAAGAAATTTCACGGGGATTATAGGATTTTTGAACCGATACGAAGAGCAGACCAAGCTGTAAGAAAAGCATCTAAAGGTGAAGATGGTGAATTTGAGCTAATTAGTTGATAAGAAATGTTTAGAATTTAAACTGTTTGTATTTAAACATTTATCTTTGCGATGTCGTACATTAGTAGTGTGATAATATAAAACTACAGTTTACTGCATAACTAAGATTAAAATGTTTGAAGTTACTACTAAAAATAGATCAACAACAAAGGTATCAAAAACCCAAAAAGTGATAACTTCTCAGAAGAATAGAATTCCAAAGAAACTCCGTCCTTTTGTGTTAAGTTTAATTTATACTCTATTTATAGGGTTTATTAGTTTACTTTTTAATGGGATACTAGAGATAATTTTTAATCAGAAAACAGAACCATTTTCTATATCTTTCTATTTTTCTATTTTATTTATTGTAATTACATCATTCATTTTACCTTATAAATCTAGGGTATTGGATGATGACAATGTCGTATTTGAAGAAGATCAAATTGGTAGTTTTCAGGTAGAAAGAAAAACAGAAAAGGTAGAAAGTCATCATACCAATAAATTGATTTACCTTGCTAAGGTTTTGACATTAATTTTGTCTACTGCTTTTTTTATGTTTTTTTATATTAGTGGACAAAGTGTTGAAAAGTTTGAAACACTTACAATACATAACATAAATATAGAGGGTGTTGATAGCGTTAAAATAGCAATTCGTATTTCAAGGAATACTAGAGATTCTGCAACTCCTGGAAAATTTAAAACTTTTTTAGAGCCTGAAATTTCTAAAAAGGGAACTTATATTTATGAAGAATATACGTATGGTTTTCCTTACAAACTTTTAGCACCTCAAAGACAAAGAGATGCGGTAGAAGGTAAAAAATATTTGGAAGGAAAACGAGCAAAGATTTTTGTGAAATGGTATGGAGATAAAGTATCAACAAAAGAGGTTGAGGGTAAATTAAAAGAAGTGTTTGAAAGTGATAACATGGATAAGTTACTGATCGATTCTTTTGGTAAAGTAGTTAAAGAAGAAAATAAAAGGTAACCTGTAAGGTGAATGCTTATTTTATAAAAAACATTTCAAAAAAGGTCCTCTTCATTCTTTTTGAAGAGGACCTTTATATTTATACAGATTGTAAGACAACTACCGATCTAGCTTCTAACCCATATACACCTGGTACTATAATAGGAGCTTTTTCTTCGCTACAAATATCATAAGGTGAAGGTTTACCAGTATCAATAATTGCTTTCCATTGTGTATGTTTAGCATCTATCGTAGGTTCTGGAACTTCAAATTCTAGTTTTTCCCAAAATGCATTGACCATTATAAAAAGCTGCTCTCCAGTATTAGGAGAAGTAAGCATATAGGCAATTGCATGAGAATTTCCTTTCCAATCAGGATAATCAAATTCTACACCATGCCATGTAATAATTGGTCTTCTTGCTCTAGCTTTAGAACTCCAGAAACGCTCAGTTTGGAATACTTCATGCTTTAAGTTGAATTGGATAAGGAGCTTTGTAAAACGAAGCATTTCACTATTCTGTTCTGGATCGTTCCAATTAAACCAACTCAGTTCATTATCCTGACAATACGCATTGTTATTACCATGTTGTGTTTTACGAACTTCATCACCCATTAATATCATAGGCGTACCTTGTGATAGTAATAATAAAGTGAAGAAGTTTTTCATTTGACGTTGTCTCAGATTGTCTACTTCCCCGTTTTCAGCAAAACCTTCATTACCATGGTTCCAACTAAAGTTATCATTACTACCATCATTATTATGTTCGCCATTAGCAAGATTATGTTTCTCATTATAAGAAACTAAATCGTTCATAGTAAAACCATCATGACAAGTAATAAAGTTTATACTTCTGTTTGGGTCTCTATCTTCTTGTTCTTTAAAAATATGATGTGATCCTTCTACACAGCCTGCAAAAGCACCAACAAGGTCATTGTCTCCTTTTACAAACCTTCTGAGTACATCACGGTACACACCGTTCCATTCACTCCATCTGTCACCAACAAAAGAACCTACTTGGTATAATCCTGCGGCATCCCAAGCTTCAGCTATCATTTTTGTTCCTGCAAGAATTGGTTCAGACTCAATCTCCCATAAAATTGGAGGATTTTCAGAAGGGTTACCATATTCATCTCTAGAAAGTACTGACGCTAAGTCGAAACGGAATCCATCAACGTGCATTTCAGATACCCAGTAACGTAATGAGTCCATAATCATTCTTCTAACAACAGAATGATTGGCATTAAATGAATTACCGCAACCAGAGAAATCTAAAAATTCATTATTATTTTCCTTATCAGTAATATAGTAGGTTGTTGCATCAAGGCCTTTAAAATTAATTGTTGGTCCTTCTTTTGGGCCTACCTCTGTGGTATGATTGTAAACAACATCTAAAATTACTTCGATACCAGCTTTATGCAATGCTTTTACCATATCCTTAAACTCATTTACTGGGCTTGTAGGATCATTTTTATCCATTGCATAGGCATTGTGCGGAGCAAAGAAATTTACTGGGCTATATCCCCAATAGTTAATTCTATTTTTTGGCGCATCATGCGGATCAAATTGATAGATAGGTAAAAGCTCAACAGCTGTTATACCTAATTCTTGTAGGTAAGGAATTTTATCAATTAGTCCTTTATAAGTACCTCTTTTATTCTGATCTAATCCAGATGAAGGGTCTTTAGTAAAACCTGCAACATGCATTTCATAGATAATAGTTTTAGAATACGGTCTTGAAAGCGGTTTATCACCTTCCCAATCATATTTACTATCATCTATAACAATACTTTTTAAGGCATGAATACAGTTATCTCCAGGGCGCATTGCAGCTTTTCTAGAGTACTTATCATTCATGCAAACGGCTTTTGCATAAGGGTCTACTAAAACCTTACTACCGTCAAACCAATGTCCTTTTTCTGGTATGAAATCTCCAAAAGCACGGTATCCATATACTTGTCCGTGTCCAACACCTTCAACAAATACATGCCAGTAATAGAATGTTTTGTTGGTATCTGGATTTAATCTAATAACCTGAAAAGGTCTTGGACTATCTTTGTCTGTAAATAGTAGTAGTTCAATAACTGTAGCACCCTTAGAGTAGATACAAAAATTGGTTCCTTCATTAGTAACTGTAGCTCCTAATGGGTAACTGTTACCTTTGGAATATTTCACACTCATCGCTTTCGCTTTATTTTTCTAAAAAGTATGTAAAAAATAAAGAGGAGCTAATCGTTAACTCCTCTTTAGTCTTGTAATTAACGACGCTCAATCTTAGCTCCAATAGCTCTCAAACGTTCATCTATAAATTGGTAACCTCTATCTATCTGATCGATATTAGAAATTACACTAGTTCCTTCTGCAGATAGTGCGGCAATTAATAATGCTTGGCCAGCACGAATATCTGGAGAACTCATTTGAATACCTCTTAAGTTAGATGTTCTATCTAATCCAATTACGGTTGCTCTATGTGGATCATTTAAAATGATTTGAGCCCCCATGTCAATTAATTTATCAACAAAGAAAAGGCGACTTTCGAACATTTTTTGATGCACAAGTACTGTTCCTTTTGCTTGAATAGCAACTACAAGTACAATACTCAATAAATCTGGCGTAAATAAAGGCCAAGGTCCATCTGCAACAGTAAGAATAGAACCATCAATAAAACGGTCTAAACTATAATGTTCTTGAGCAGGAATATAGATATCATCTCCTCTAAATTCCATTTCAATTCCTAACCTCTTAAATAC
This region includes:
- a CDS encoding endonuclease V; protein product: MREDRDLEQEVLAKKVIIHSDNDAPLKLGANDAVCSMDVAYTEDCAFVSCDIINGKTGEWVNTFVTVHELPTTPYESGYFAYYEGPLLVACLQYLNKKIKLKPSLVIVDGHGLAHPRKFGIACWLGLQINIPTIGCAKKPLVSYVGDLGGAKGSISPMLLDDEVVGVAFRSNKNVKPIFISPGHLISLDSTIYLIKKFHGDYRIFEPIRRADQAVRKASKGEDGEFELIS
- the mltG gene encoding endolytic transglycosylase MltG, coding for MVKGNIRIFLFVGFSVFSISLIVYFYQVFFTPNILVGQQERKVIRIPHNATIQDVTDTLQKYDFISELVPFRFVSKALKYNENIKAGLYVLKPEMTNNEAVRFLRSGAQTPIKITFNNARTTWDVAERITQRLEITPEEFYDVVTDKEFLDELGLDSLSVKSIFIPNTYEVYWTISAKSLVKRLKKEHDRFWNDARDAKAEKIGLTPFQVQILASIVESETVKADEMPKVAGLYINRLNKNWPLQSDPTVVYAAVEVGMVKNFTDVKRVLNKHLEVKSPYNTYKHTGLPPGPIRIPSTQAMNAVLNPVKHKYMYMVADADFSGYHHFSKTLSEHNRYARIYQNALNKKRVYK
- the glgX gene encoding glycogen debranching protein GlgX, with the protein product MSVKYSKGNSYPLGATVTNEGTNFCIYSKGATVIELLLFTDKDSPRPFQVIRLNPDTNKTFYYWHVFVEGVGHGQVYGYRAFGDFIPEKGHWFDGSKVLVDPYAKAVCMNDKYSRKAAMRPGDNCIHALKSIVIDDSKYDWEGDKPLSRPYSKTIIYEMHVAGFTKDPSSGLDQNKRGTYKGLIDKIPYLQELGITAVELLPIYQFDPHDAPKNRINYWGYSPVNFFAPHNAYAMDKNDPTSPVNEFKDMVKALHKAGIEVILDVVYNHTTEVGPKEGPTINFKGLDATTYYITDKENNNEFLDFSGCGNSFNANHSVVRRMIMDSLRYWVSEMHVDGFRFDLASVLSRDEYGNPSENPPILWEIESEPILAGTKMIAEAWDAAGLYQVGSFVGDRWSEWNGVYRDVLRRFVKGDNDLVGAFAGCVEGSHHIFKEQEDRDPNRSINFITCHDGFTMNDLVSYNEKHNLANGEHNNDGSNDNFSWNHGNEGFAENGEVDNLRQRQMKNFFTLLLLSQGTPMILMGDEVRKTQHGNNNAYCQDNELSWFNWNDPEQNSEMLRFTKLLIQFNLKHEVFQTERFWSSKARARRPIITWHGVEFDYPDWKGNSHAIAYMLTSPNTGEQLFIMVNAFWEKLEFEVPEPTIDAKHTQWKAIIDTGKPSPYDICSEEKAPIIVPGVYGLEARSVVVLQSV